The genomic segment CCAACTTTTAGCGTTAAAAGAAACTGTTAATTTTAAAATAATTAAAGCATATGACATATTTGACTCAGCCAAAAATAAGTTCGTTGAAAAGATGAGTAAAAATTATAATTTAAATATTGTAGCCGCTAAAACGGCAGAAGACGCGGTCGCGGGCTCGGATATTGTTATTACAGCATGTTCTGAAAACGTTAAACCATTTGTTAAAAAGGAATGGCTTAAGGAAGGAGTTTTAGGACTGCCCATAGAGTTGAATCTCGCCTGGACAGACGAGGCGATATTCTCTGTAGACAAAATTATTCTTGACGATTGGAAACAATTTTCTGAACATGTAAAAAGAACCGGGAGAAAAATACCCGGCATGTATTCAGAATTAGGGGAAATTATTGCAGGAATTAAACCAGGAAGAAAAAATGACAAAGAGAAAATATGGAATTCAAATTACGGATTATCCGTACACGACGCAATGGTAGGAAAATTAATTTATAAAAAAGCCATAAATAAAGGTATAGGAAAAAAACTCAGGTTATTGTGAGGGATAAAATATGATAAAACCAATTAATAGTCTACCGCAATTTTCTCTGTTGTCAGAAGACGAAATTAAAAAACTTCATTTAGCTGCACTTGAAGTTTTACAACGGGTAGGAGTTGTGTTCCAGCATGAAAAAGCGCTTGATATTCTCAGTTCAATCGGCTGCAAAATTGAAAAGAAGAACATCGTAAAGATTCCCGCGCATCTTGTAGAAGAATCTATAAGAAACAGCCCCCCTTCCGTTCATATTTATGACAGGAAAGGACTGTTAAAGATGAAACTTGAAGATAAAAATGTATATTTTGGAGCAGGTCTTACATGTCCAAATTTAATTGAAATAGACGGTACCCGTAAACCTTATACTTCTATAGAATGTGAAAAAAACTCAAGAATAGCAGATGCTCTTGAAAATATTGATTTTACTATGGCAATGGCTCATATCAGCGATGTCCCGAATGAAGTCAGAGATGTACATGAAATATATTGCGTTCTAAAAAACTCAGTTAAACCAATTATCATCACTTCACATGACCACAAAAGTTTAGAAACAATTGTTGATATTTGTAGTATAATATCGTCTTCAAAAGAAAATTTTCTAACCAAACCTTATTTAATATATTACACGGAACCGGTCTCTCCTTTACAACATACTACCCATTCATTGGAAAAACTTTTCAAAGCAGTTGATTATGGTTTACCCATACTTAATACTCCTGCTCCAATGGCCGGCGGAACTGCTCCTATAACTTTAACCGGTACTTTATTAAGCGGTCTTGCAGAGTTACTTAGCGGACTTGTATTAATTCAAAATTACAAGAAAGGTACACCTGTTATTTTTGGAGGCGTGTTCACTACTTTAGATATGCGTGACATGATTTTCACTTATGGTTCTCCCGAATTACAATTAATGAATACCGCAATTGCACAAATTGCCAGACATTACCGGATACCGTCTTTTGGAACTGCCGGTGTTACTGATGCTCATGAAGTTGATGAACAGGCATCTTTTGAATGCGCGTCATCAATAATTTTTAACATTCTTTCGGGTTCAAACCTTGTCCATGATGTCGGATGGATAAGTTCCGCTTCAGGCACTTCAAATGAATTGCTTGTTTTCTGTAACGAGATTATAGATTATGCCAGACATTACATGTCAGGTATAAATACTAACAATTTGGAAAAAAGTATTAATGAACTTATGGAAGTAGGTCCCGGGGGTAAGTTTATAGACAGAGAATTAACATTTGAACTTTTTAAAAGCGAAATATGGTACCCAAAGCTAATGTCAAGAAATCCATACGAAAAGTGGAAAAGTACCGGTAAAACTTCTTTTAAAACGCGGTTAAAAAATGAAACAAATAAGATTATTCAGGAACATCAACCAATTGTAATAGAAAACGATAAAAAACTCGAGATTGAAAATCTTATTAAATTATACGACAACCAACGCATGAAACAATAAAATACGTTTCTATACCTTTTCAAGCGACCAGATAAAGAAATTTAACGGGAATATACTGTCTAAAATCATTTTATCACCGCTAATCTGAAAATTGTCCGACGGCTTTGACATGCCGAACAATAACCTGACCATATCTATTTCAGAAAGCACCAATCTATCTGAAGATTCTTTATCTATTACTTTCACGCTTTCACCAACCTGTAACGTTGCAGATTGGTTATTTTCTGAAATTACCAGGGTTATATTTTTCTTATTTTTATAACCGGTACTTTTTAATCTTTTTGTCATCTGGTTAGTAAACTTTTTCAATAATGATTCCAAATTGATTATTTTTATCATTCCGCTGGAAACGATTTCCCAACTTGAAGAACATTCAAATAAAACTTCTCTATATTTACTGAAAAATACCGGCGCATTAACGGTTAAAAATTCTAATTTAAATTTTTCAACGATATATTTAATTAAAAATTTTAATCCTTCTATATCACCACCATATTCACGTACTTTTGTATTTTTAACATTTGCTTTAAACTTTTGTATTGTTATATACGACAGGACTTTATTATTCTTAACCGCCAGGTATGTTTCCTTTTTTAATCCGCCGAATAAAACTTTATATTCTTCACCGTTTCTTTTTAACCCGAATTTTTCTTTTACGTGCATATCCCTGATTTGTTTCAAATATCTGTTTTCGCCTTTATAAAATTTAACCTTAAAATCCCTGCTATTAATATTTTTCAAAATATTAATATTCTTTACCGTTCTATCTGTTATATAAAACCTGTAAACCATACCGGCATTTTCCCAGCCAAAACTATTGTATCTTTTCCTGTCGCCGGCTAACCAGGAAATATCATATTCCTGCTCTTTCATAATTCTGATTGTCTGATTAAGGAGCAGATTCATTAATCCCTGTCCGCGATAATCTGTATGTGTGGCTACTTGCCCGATCCCGCCGACTTTTATAATCGAACCGTCTACCATCAAGTTCATCGGAAGAAGCCCGACGTGGCTTATAACTTTACTTTTATCTTTTATAATTAAATGCTTTTTGAAATTCTTTTCTAATCTATCACATGCGTGAGGCCAAGTTCTGTCAAAAGGACCCTCACCGGGAAATGCATTATCCAACAATTTAAAAAAACTATCAAGCGACGATTTGTCAAGAAAACTTATTTTTTTATCCATATTTGATTTTATCTTCATTTTATTTCTTCAAGCTGATATTTTGATTCACAATCATAGTGTTTTTCCATATATTTTATCATCAGGTAAGGGTCCCTTGCGTGAATTTTCTCAAACAAGTGGTTACCCTTATCCAGTAATTTCCGGTTTTTAGGTAAACCACCCGGCAGAAAATTTTCCGTTTTAATCATATCCAAAGATGCCGTTTCTATCGACGCTATATCTTCCGAGCATAAAATTCCGATATCAGGGACCAGTGAAGCAGTACTGAAACCCCAGCAATCACAAAAGATTGTAATGTTGGTAAGGAAATTTATAAAAAGTAAGTTTTCAGGTTTAAATTTCTTCAAAAATTTAGAGGCAACTATCGCCAGCCCTTCGGCGAAAGCTTCAAATTTACTGCCTTCCATTTTTATAGCCTTTTCAGGACATATTAAAGAACAATGCTGGCAATATGTGCAATTATGGAAGAAAAAACTTATTTCTTTTTTAGCTTTATCGGTTGATATTGCACCATTGGGGCAGGAATCGAAACATTTAAGACAGAAAACACATTTGCTTCTATCAATACTCAGCCCGCCTTCAAGCCCGTGTAATTTTCTTCTGCTTTGCCCGGGAATAATTCCCATAGCTATATTTTTAATGGCTCCACCGAAACCGCAATCACCGTGCCCTTTAACATGTGATAAATCCAGAAAGAAATCCGAATCAAGGGCTTCACCGGCAAATAAAACATCGTCAAGACTTCTGAAACCTATCTTTTCTTTTAATAAATGTTTCCCGTCTTTCCCGAAACACGAAACAACGGGACAGCCGATTACTTCCTGAGTATAACCGCGGGCGACAGCACCTTCTATTGAACCATCCATTACTTTTACCGATTTTGCACCTGCTTCTACCAGCATCTGTACGAGCATCCTGACAAAAAACGGGTGTATTGTAGTATAACCTAAATTCCCGCCCAAATGCATTTTAACAACAACTTTTTTATCCTTAACCTTTTTTGAAAGATTAAGATTATTAATCATCCTCTTGAATTTTGCAGGTAAGGTTGATTCCGCTTCGAGACTGTCTACTTCAATGTTAGCAAAAAATACTTTTGGCATACTTTTTCCTGTCATATATTTTTATTTTCGACCCGCTTAAAATCTTATTATATTCCTCTCATCCCTGCCTGCCGATAGGCAGGTTTCATCTTCTCACAAGGTGAGAAGAAAGAAAGGAAATAAATATCTACTGTTATCTATAATTTACGAACTGGAGCGGTATCGGGTAATCTTTGGATTTAATAAAACTAATTACAGTCTGGAGGTCGTCTTTAGCCCTGCTAGTAACCCTTATTTGCTCGTCCTGTATGGCAGACTGGACTTTCAGGTTAAGTGTTTTTATATCCTTTACAATATTTTTGGCAAGTTCTTTTTCTATACCGCTGACAACATTATTTGTTTCTCTTACAGCGCCGCTTAAATTGGTTTCAGTATTTTTAACTGTTAGCGATTTATTACTTACTCCTCTTTTTGCCATTTTTGACAATAAAACAGCTTTTATCTGTTTAAGATGAAAATCTGAACCTGCAGACAAAATAACTGTTTTTTCAGTACGGTTAAATTCAATTTTGGAATTTGTCCCTTTTAAATCATATCTGTTGATTATTTCTTTCATTGCAATGTTAACAGCATCATCTATCGCTTGTAAATCAATCTGTGAAACTATATCAAAACTAAAATCACTAGGCATAATTTACCTCCCTTTCGGCTTGCCAAGGGCAAGCCACTACAATATACGGAAAAATTACATCAAGACAATTATAAAATCTAAAAACCAAAGCCTAAACCGAAAAGAATCTGGTTCATTGATATTGATATAGTGTCAACTTCACTTTTTATACCTCTGTCAATACTACACGTATTGAAAGCATAACGATATTCGCCGAATATAGAAGTTTTCTCACCTATCATGATTCGCATACCTATCGGAATCCTGAACAAAAATCCTGGTGTTACCTGGCTAAGCGGTTTTTCATATACAGAACCGTGATATTGATATATCCACGGTGACGTGACTTTGTTCAGAGTCAACCCCAGGCCCATACCAAGATACGGCTGGATGACCTTGTCGCTTAAACGCATTAAAAGATCGCCTGATAACAAGGTAAGTATGCCCACATTTATATAACCATCGTTATAAAATTGAAAACTGGAAGTTTTTGCGTCATTAAGAGTCATGATTGTGTCCTGTTTTTTTAACTGTCGCGATACATATGATATTTCAAAATCAGCCCCGAAGGTTTTGCCGAATCCCCCAAACCGGATTCCGATAGGCCTGCTTGCACTGTTTGTTTCAAGTTTTTCAAAACTTATTTTTCTAAAAGTGTAAGTGTTCTCTAAAAACCCTGAACCGTTTACATCAAATGACAGGTCTACTTCATCTATAGGATATACAGTGTTTTCAAACGATAAATTCATCAATCCGCCGCTTGAACCTATAAACATATCTACAAAACCGCCGCCTGGCTTTCTATAAGAAGCTGAAGGCTGCTGATAAGCGGGCTGCGAATATGCCGGCTGCTGGTATACAGGCTGACCTTGTTGAATTTGAGGCTGTGTTGTCGAGACATCGGACCATATTTTTTTTATCTCAGCAACTGCCGTAGCAATAACTTCCGCAGTTTCTGTTTTTATCATCCTGGCGTTAATTTCAACCTGACCATCTTCGACATCTAAAAGAGTACCGGTGATTATTGCATCAACACCTAATACTTTCCCAAGCTGTTTTGTGGTTTCAACATCCGCTATTCCTGAAGACTCCAAGTGTAATTCCTGTACAACTTTTTCGAGCAGTTCTCTTTCAATGACCTGTAGTTTCTTTAACTTGACAATACGGGTTGTCAGCCGTTCTGCAATAATTATTCCACCGTCTGATTTTCTTTTATCTGTATAAGCGAAAGGCATAATAGCAACTTTATGCTGGGTTAAAAGATTTGATGCGTCAGAAAGTTCTCTGGCTATTGTATCATACGGGTCTTCTTTGGCAAATAAATTAACCGCAGATAAACTTGCAAAAACAGCAAAGACCAGCATGCAAAATATTTTCTTGCTCATTTTGTTCATGGTTCCTCCTCTAACACAATGTTCTAATGTTCCAGTGTTCTTATGCTCTTTAATTTTCAATTATTTTGACAGTACACAAACATCTTCTATCTTTTAAATTTTAAATTTATCCAGCCTTCCGACATATGAAAACCAAAATCAATATTCTTTATAAAAGGTGAACAGGAACTCAATTCTACCCCGTTTGGAAGATATACAGAATAATCATAACGGGACAAGTGAAATTTCCATTCATCCCCATTATCCGGTATTTTACCATTTAAGGTTTCCAGACTTTTAAACGGTA from the Elusimicrobiota bacterium genome contains:
- a CDS encoding GNAT family N-acetyltransferase encodes the protein MKIKSNMDKKISFLDKSSLDSFFKLLDNAFPGEGPFDRTWPHACDRLEKNFKKHLIIKDKSKVISHVGLLPMNLMVDGSIIKVGGIGQVATHTDYRGQGLMNLLLNQTIRIMKEQEYDISWLAGDRKRYNSFGWENAGMVYRFYITDRTVKNINILKNINSRDFKVKFYKGENRYLKQIRDMHVKEKFGLKRNGEEYKVLFGGLKKETYLAVKNNKVLSYITIQKFKANVKNTKVREYGGDIEGLKFLIKYIVEKFKLEFLTVNAPVFFSKYREVLFECSSSWEIVSSGMIKIINLESLLKKFTNQMTKRLKSTGYKNKKNITLVISENNQSATLQVGESVKVIDKESSDRLVLSEIDMVRLLFGMSKPSDNFQISGDKMILDSIFPLNFFIWSLEKV
- a CDS encoding DUF362 domain-containing protein, which translates into the protein MPKVFFANIEVDSLEAESTLPAKFKRMINNLNLSKKVKDKKVVVKMHLGGNLGYTTIHPFFVRMLVQMLVEAGAKSVKVMDGSIEGAVARGYTQEVIGCPVVSCFGKDGKHLLKEKIGFRSLDDVLFAGEALDSDFFLDLSHVKGHGDCGFGGAIKNIAMGIIPGQSRRKLHGLEGGLSIDRSKCVFCLKCFDSCPNGAISTDKAKKEISFFFHNCTYCQHCSLICPEKAIKMEGSKFEAFAEGLAIVASKFLKKFKPENLLFINFLTNITIFCDCWGFSTASLVPDIGILCSEDIASIETASLDMIKTENFLPGGLPKNRKLLDKGNHLFEKIHARDPYLMIKYMEKHYDCESKYQLEEIK
- a CDS encoding trimethylamine methyltransferase family protein — its product is MIKPINSLPQFSLLSEDEIKKLHLAALEVLQRVGVVFQHEKALDILSSIGCKIEKKNIVKIPAHLVEESIRNSPPSVHIYDRKGLLKMKLEDKNVYFGAGLTCPNLIEIDGTRKPYTSIECEKNSRIADALENIDFTMAMAHISDVPNEVRDVHEIYCVLKNSVKPIIITSHDHKSLETIVDICSIISSSKENFLTKPYLIYYTEPVSPLQHTTHSLEKLFKAVDYGLPILNTPAPMAGGTAPITLTGTLLSGLAELLSGLVLIQNYKKGTPVIFGGVFTTLDMRDMIFTYGSPELQLMNTAIAQIARHYRIPSFGTAGVTDAHEVDEQASFECASSIIFNILSGSNLVHDVGWISSASGTSNELLVFCNEIIDYARHYMSGINTNNLEKSINELMEVGPGGKFIDRELTFELFKSEIWYPKLMSRNPYEKWKSTGKTSFKTRLKNETNKIIQEHQPIVIENDKKLEIENLIKLYDNQRMKQ
- a CDS encoding YajQ family cyclic di-GMP-binding protein encodes the protein MPSDFSFDIVSQIDLQAIDDAVNIAMKEIINRYDLKGTNSKIEFNRTEKTVILSAGSDFHLKQIKAVLLSKMAKRGVSNKSLTVKNTETNLSGAVRETNNVVSGIEKELAKNIVKDIKTLNLKVQSAIQDEQIRVTSRAKDDLQTVISFIKSKDYPIPLQFVNYR
- a CDS encoding FlgO family outer membrane protein, with amino-acid sequence MSKKIFCMLVFAVFASLSAVNLFAKEDPYDTIARELSDASNLLTQHKVAIMPFAYTDKRKSDGGIIIAERLTTRIVKLKKLQVIERELLEKVVQELHLESSGIADVETTKQLGKVLGVDAIITGTLLDVEDGQVEINARMIKTETAEVIATAVAEIKKIWSDVSTTQPQIQQGQPVYQQPAYSQPAYQQPSASYRKPGGGFVDMFIGSSGGLMNLSFENTVYPIDEVDLSFDVNGSGFLENTYTFRKISFEKLETNSASRPIGIRFGGFGKTFGADFEISYVSRQLKKQDTIMTLNDAKTSSFQFYNDGYINVGILTLLSGDLLMRLSDKVIQPYLGMGLGLTLNKVTSPWIYQYHGSVYEKPLSQVTPGFLFRIPIGMRIMIGEKTSIFGEYRYAFNTCSIDRGIKSEVDTISISMNQILFGLGFGF
- a CDS encoding ornithine cyclodeaminase family protein; this encodes MKKNIKVEFLYLNREDVLSLGLSMKEVITEVEKGLVEHGKKKVEMPPKPGIHTFPDAFIHAMPIYIPKYKAAGMKWVSGYPQARKYGLPYIMGILVLNDAGTGAPYAIMECGFETAMRTGAVTGIAAKYLAKKNSQVVGICGLGEQAIYQLLALKETVNFKIIKAYDIFDSAKNKFVEKMSKNYNLNIVAAKTAEDAVAGSDIVITACSENVKPFVKKEWLKEGVLGLPIELNLAWTDEAIFSVDKIILDDWKQFSEHVKRTGRKIPGMYSELGEIIAGIKPGRKNDKEKIWNSNYGLSVHDAMVGKLIYKKAINKGIGKKLRLL